The proteins below are encoded in one region of Amycolatopsis magusensis:
- a CDS encoding cation:proton antiporter domain-containing protein produces the protein MELLLGLAGLLALGAALLPKLVTNRPLSMPLVLLVLGVVIGLLPLPAPYGQVWGNPLPHLGALQVVTEFGLIIALVGTGLNTDRKLGWHSWNSTWRLLLFAMPLFIGVIFLLGHWLLALPAAAALVLAAALAPTDPVLASDVSVPEPHAEKELTSDNEVRFTLTTEAGLNDGLTMPFIMLAILLAGADGLPGLGEVSVEVLLPLPVGVAIGVALGWLLGRLIFDTRSDEVRLSEYSDGLVVLVLAFLPFAAAELVQGNGFLAVFAAAVTLRARERSHGYHAVLHDFGDQLERLFVAVALLALGVAIGDGLLAGLRPVEVLLAVVAVFVVRPLTSLVSLIGAPPGRRGSLAISFFGVRGIGTLFYVVYALAHGDFPLPDVIWRVAAVAVAVSVLVHGVTAEPVMRRLERLGAQGRRRRIA, from the coding sequence GTGGAACTGCTACTGGGGCTGGCCGGACTGCTCGCGCTGGGCGCGGCCCTGCTGCCGAAGCTGGTGACGAACCGGCCGCTGTCCATGCCGCTGGTGCTGCTGGTGCTCGGGGTGGTGATCGGGCTGCTGCCGCTGCCCGCGCCGTACGGGCAGGTGTGGGGCAATCCCCTGCCGCACCTGGGCGCGCTGCAGGTGGTCACCGAGTTCGGGCTGATCATCGCGCTGGTCGGGACCGGGCTGAACACCGACCGCAAGCTCGGCTGGCACTCGTGGAACTCCACCTGGCGGCTGCTGCTGTTCGCGATGCCGCTGTTCATCGGGGTGATCTTCCTGCTCGGCCACTGGCTGCTGGCGCTGCCCGCCGCGGCCGCGCTGGTGCTCGCCGCCGCGCTCGCGCCGACCGACCCGGTGCTGGCCTCGGACGTAAGCGTGCCCGAACCGCACGCGGAGAAGGAACTCACCTCGGACAACGAGGTGCGCTTCACCCTGACCACCGAGGCGGGCCTGAACGACGGCCTGACCATGCCGTTCATCATGCTGGCCATCCTGCTCGCCGGTGCCGACGGCCTGCCGGGGCTGGGCGAGGTCTCGGTGGAGGTGCTGCTGCCCCTGCCGGTCGGCGTCGCGATCGGCGTGGCGCTCGGGTGGCTGCTCGGCAGGCTGATCTTCGACACCCGGTCCGACGAGGTCCGGTTGTCGGAGTACTCGGACGGCCTGGTGGTGCTGGTACTGGCCTTCCTGCCGTTCGCGGCGGCGGAACTGGTGCAGGGCAACGGTTTCCTGGCGGTCTTCGCGGCCGCGGTGACCCTGCGGGCCCGGGAGCGCTCGCACGGTTACCACGCCGTGCTGCACGATTTCGGCGACCAGCTGGAAAGGTTGTTCGTCGCGGTCGCGCTGCTCGCGCTCGGCGTGGCGATCGGCGACGGGCTGCTGGCAGGCCTGCGCCCGGTCGAAGTGCTGCTGGCCGTGGTGGCGGTCTTCGTGGTGCGCCCGCTGACCAGCCTGGTCTCGCTGATCGGCGCGCCACCGGGCAGACGCGGTTCGCTGGCCATCTCGTTCTTCGGCGTGCGGGGGATCGGCACCCTGTTCTACGTGGTCTACGCCCTCGCCCACGGCGATTTCCCGCTGCCCGACGTGATCTGGCGGGTGGCCGCGGTGGCCGTGGCGGTGTCCGTGCTGGTCCACGGCGTCACCGCGGAACCGGTGATGCGCCGGCTGGAACGCCTTGGCGCACAGGGCAGGCGCCGCCGGATCGCCTGA
- a CDS encoding FAD-dependent oxidoreductase, with protein sequence MEKSLLPTPLSLWMDSTAGPDRGGGALPGEVDVVVIGAGIAGLTTAYALARDGRTVLVLEAGPVGGGVSGHTTAKLTAQHAEKYASLRERKGPEAAAQYGQDQSAAVDWIARTSEELGIDCAFVRTDSYVYTTEDERVSDLRAEAAAAADAGLPAEFVDGVDLDVPAVGAVRFAGQARFHPRRWLLGLASAIEKLGGQVAENARVMRVDERPVPVVHTERGKVRAGEVVIATHYPLLDRGVYFARLDPVRDLVVAGPVARSHDGMFLDGDTHHSVRYHDNGGELLAIVGGEHYRTGEEVDVEARYARLAEWAARHVGVTRVTHRWSAHDLSTLDSVPYVGRYHPLSRHLWVATGFGQWGMSGGTAAGLLLADLIGGRENPGAWLYDPERFDLRSSASLARNNFTVAKHYVGDHVRAVGADSEFATLGLGEARVATSGASVVAAYRDEQGVLHRRGGHCTHLGCVVAFNNAEKTWDCPCHGSRFGIDGTVIQGPATRPLPEA encoded by the coding sequence ATGGAGAAATCCCTGCTGCCGACCCCATTATCGCTGTGGATGGACTCGACCGCCGGGCCCGACCGCGGGGGCGGTGCGCTGCCCGGTGAGGTCGACGTGGTGGTGATCGGTGCCGGGATCGCCGGGCTGACCACCGCCTACGCCCTCGCGCGCGACGGGCGGACGGTGCTGGTGCTGGAGGCGGGGCCGGTCGGTGGCGGGGTGTCCGGGCACACCACGGCGAAGCTCACCGCGCAGCACGCGGAGAAGTACGCCTCCCTGCGTGAGCGCAAGGGGCCGGAAGCGGCCGCGCAGTACGGCCAGGACCAGAGCGCCGCGGTCGACTGGATCGCCAGGACCTCGGAGGAACTGGGGATCGACTGCGCGTTCGTGCGTACCGACAGCTACGTCTACACCACCGAAGACGAGCGCGTGAGCGACCTGCGTGCCGAAGCGGCCGCGGCCGCCGACGCCGGACTGCCCGCGGAGTTCGTGGACGGGGTGGACCTGGACGTACCCGCGGTGGGCGCGGTCCGGTTCGCCGGTCAGGCGCGGTTCCACCCGCGGCGGTGGCTGCTCGGCCTGGCTTCGGCCATCGAGAAGCTCGGCGGGCAGGTCGCGGAGAACGCCAGGGTGATGCGTGTGGACGAACGCCCGGTGCCGGTCGTCCACACCGAACGCGGCAAGGTCCGTGCCGGGGAGGTGGTGATCGCCACCCACTACCCCTTGCTGGACCGCGGGGTCTACTTCGCCCGGCTCGACCCGGTGCGCGACCTGGTGGTCGCCGGTCCGGTGGCCCGGAGCCACGACGGCATGTTCCTCGACGGTGACACGCACCACTCCGTGCGGTACCACGACAACGGCGGCGAGCTGCTGGCCATCGTCGGCGGTGAGCACTACCGCACCGGCGAGGAGGTCGACGTAGAGGCGCGCTACGCCCGGCTGGCCGAGTGGGCCGCCCGGCACGTCGGGGTGACCAGGGTGACCCACCGCTGGTCCGCGCACGATCTGTCCACTCTGGACTCGGTGCCCTACGTCGGCCGCTACCACCCGCTGTCGCGGCACCTGTGGGTGGCGACCGGCTTCGGGCAGTGGGGGATGAGCGGCGGCACGGCCGCCGGGCTGCTGCTGGCCGACCTGATCGGCGGCCGGGAGAACCCCGGCGCCTGGCTCTACGACCCGGAGCGCTTCGACCTGCGGTCCAGCGCTTCCCTGGCACGTAACAACTTCACCGTGGCCAAGCACTACGTCGGTGACCACGTGCGCGCGGTGGGCGCGGACTCAGAATTCGCCACGCTCGGCCTCGGCGAAGCCCGCGTGGCCACCTCCGGCGCGTCCGTGGTCGCCGCCTACCGCGACGAGCAGGGCGTGCTGCACCGCCGCGGCGGGCACTGCACCCACCTCGGCTGCGTGGTGGCGTTCAACAACGCGGAAAAGACCTGGGACTGCCCGTGCCACGGTTCGCGGTTCGGCATCGACGGCACGGTCATCCAGGGTCCGGCGACCCGGCCGCTGCCGGAAGCGTGA
- a CDS encoding CocE/NonD family hydrolase: MRTVTQLPKQIIEEENVWIPLPDGTRLAARIWRPADSDERPVPGIMEYIPYRKRDLTAGRDAIHHPYLAGHGYACVRVDIRGSGESDGVLEDEYLEQEQADAEDALAWIAEQPWCTGDTGMMGISWGGFAALQVAARKPPSLKAIVISSFTDDRYGDDMHYMGGCLLSDNLGEASTMFAYSTLPPDPALVGDRWRDMWLERLSGSGLWIEKWLSHQRRDEYWRHASVCENYSDIQVPVLASSGWADGYSNGVFRLMRNLDVPRKGLIGPWSHKYPHLGQPGPAIGYLQEVVRWWDHWLAGKDNDVMDEPMLRVWMQDSVPPSTAYESRPGRWVGEPSWPSPHVTPSVHSLDAHRIARPGEVVPEQALEIESPLSVGQFSGKWASYNAPPDLPYDQREEDGGSLVFETDPLTERCEILGAPTVELEVESSEPVAMIAARLSDVYPDGRATRVTYGLLNLTHRDGHEHPEPLEPGRRYRVSIELNGVAQAFPPGHRIRLSLSTSYWPLAWPPPCRTRLKIYTGESTVRLPIRPLGEPDEVPLRPFDEPEGTAPMTVTQLQPGEQRWTVSRDLVDYESALEIVKDSGVDYFEDIDLRVGRRAYERYSSRADDFSSARGETAWTMTFARGDWEARTETHTVLTCTPTEFILHAELDGYESGHRVFSENWHRVIPRDQV, from the coding sequence ATGCGTACGGTGACACAACTACCGAAGCAGATCATCGAAGAGGAGAACGTCTGGATCCCGCTGCCGGACGGAACCCGGCTGGCCGCCCGCATCTGGCGCCCGGCCGATTCCGACGAGCGGCCGGTGCCCGGGATCATGGAGTACATCCCGTACCGCAAACGGGACCTGACCGCCGGCCGTGACGCCATCCACCACCCGTACCTGGCCGGGCACGGCTACGCGTGCGTGCGGGTGGACATCCGCGGCTCCGGCGAGTCCGACGGTGTGCTGGAAGACGAGTACCTCGAACAGGAGCAAGCCGACGCCGAGGACGCGCTCGCCTGGATCGCCGAGCAGCCGTGGTGCACCGGCGACACCGGCATGATGGGCATCTCCTGGGGCGGCTTCGCCGCGTTGCAGGTGGCGGCGCGCAAACCGCCGAGCCTCAAGGCGATCGTCATCTCCTCGTTCACCGATGACCGCTACGGCGACGACATGCACTACATGGGCGGCTGCCTGCTCTCGGACAACCTGGGCGAGGCCTCCACCATGTTCGCCTACTCCACGCTGCCGCCCGACCCGGCACTGGTCGGCGACCGCTGGCGCGACATGTGGCTGGAGCGGCTCTCCGGCAGTGGCCTGTGGATCGAGAAGTGGCTCTCCCACCAGCGACGTGACGAGTACTGGCGCCACGCGTCGGTGTGCGAGAACTACAGCGACATCCAGGTCCCGGTGCTGGCCTCGAGCGGCTGGGCCGACGGCTACTCCAACGGCGTCTTCCGGCTGATGCGCAACCTCGACGTGCCCCGCAAGGGCCTGATCGGCCCGTGGTCGCACAAGTACCCGCACCTCGGGCAGCCCGGTCCGGCCATCGGCTACCTGCAGGAGGTGGTCCGCTGGTGGGACCACTGGCTGGCGGGCAAGGACAACGACGTGATGGACGAGCCGATGCTCCGCGTCTGGATGCAGGACAGCGTGCCCCCGTCCACCGCCTACGAGAGCAGGCCGGGCCGGTGGGTCGGCGAACCCAGCTGGCCCTCGCCGCACGTCACGCCCTCGGTGCACTCGCTCGACGCGCACCGGATCGCCCGGCCCGGCGAAGTGGTCCCCGAGCAGGCGCTGGAGATCGAATCCCCGCTGTCGGTCGGCCAGTTCTCCGGCAAGTGGGCCTCCTACAACGCGCCGCCGGACCTGCCGTACGACCAGCGCGAGGAGGACGGCGGCTCGCTGGTGTTCGAGACCGACCCGCTGACCGAGCGCTGCGAGATCCTGGGCGCGCCGACGGTCGAGCTGGAGGTCGAGTCGAGCGAGCCGGTGGCGATGATCGCCGCCCGGCTGTCCGACGTCTACCCGGACGGGCGCGCCACCCGGGTCACCTACGGCCTGCTGAACCTGACCCACCGGGACGGGCACGAGCACCCCGAACCGCTGGAGCCGGGCCGCCGGTACCGCGTGTCGATCGAGCTGAACGGGGTGGCGCAGGCGTTCCCCCCGGGGCACCGCATCCGGTTGTCGCTGTCCACTTCGTACTGGCCGCTGGCCTGGCCGCCGCCGTGCCGCACCCGGCTGAAGATCTACACCGGGGAGAGCACGGTCCGGCTGCCGATCCGCCCGCTGGGCGAGCCGGACGAGGTGCCGCTGCGCCCGTTCGACGAGCCGGAGGGCACCGCGCCGATGACCGTGACCCAGTTGCAGCCCGGTGAGCAGCGGTGGACGGTCAGCCGGGACCTGGTCGACTACGAATCGGCGCTGGAGATCGTCAAGGACAGCGGGGTCGACTACTTCGAGGACATCGACCTGCGGGTCGGCAGGCGCGCCTACGAGCGCTACAGCTCGCGTGCCGACGACTTCTCCTCCGCACGCGGGGAAACGGCGTGGACGATGACCTTCGCCCGCGGGGACTGGGAGGCGCGCACGGAGACCCACACCGTGCTGACCTGCACCCCGACCGAGTTCATCCTGCACGCCGAACTGGACGGCTACGAAAGCGGCCACCGCGTGTTCTCCGAGAACTGGCACCGGGTCATCCCCCGCGACCAGGTGTGA
- a CDS encoding DUF4383 domain-containing protein, with translation MTVARVLALVVGLVYLLLGVLGFTIADQPGQVGPDGVNMVWIFSVSAVQNVVHIVIGLLGLAAAAKPAGARIYGLVLFVALTGMTVFGVLASSADTPGDVLNVNAAGNWLHGLTALAGLAMWFLSSRTRVTERA, from the coding sequence ATGACCGTGGCGAGGGTGCTGGCCCTGGTGGTCGGCCTGGTCTACCTCCTGCTCGGGGTGCTCGGCTTCACCATCGCCGACCAACCCGGGCAGGTGGGGCCCGACGGGGTCAACATGGTCTGGATCTTCAGCGTGAGCGCGGTCCAGAACGTGGTGCACATCGTGATCGGGCTGCTCGGCCTGGCCGCGGCGGCCAAACCGGCCGGGGCGAGGATCTACGGCCTGGTGCTGTTCGTGGCGCTCACCGGCATGACCGTGTTCGGCGTGCTGGCGAGCAGTGCCGACACGCCCGGTGACGTGCTGAACGTCAACGCCGCGGGCAACTGGCTGCACGGGCTCACCGCGCTGGCCGGGCTCGCGATGTGGTTCCTGTCCAGCAGGACGCGCGTCACCGAGCGTGCCTGA
- a CDS encoding SDR family oxidoreductase produces MTENDKNQPPQRQEPPGTTGDMRPEPQDSMTGYQGRDLLAGKRALITGGDSGIGRAVAVAFAKEGADVAIAYLDEHEDAKRTAELVRAEGRRCELFPGDLADGRQCAAVVQQTVDALGGLNILVNNVATQWPVDSPEELTEEQWMRTFDVNMHSYFRVTAAALPHLREGDAIINTGSVNGLRGNKSLIDYSATKGAIHAWTYSMAQALADQGIRINCVAPGPVWTPLIPATFDEEKVAEFGQQVPFGRAAQPDEIAPSYVFFASNRLSSYYSGEVLAPLGGETTPG; encoded by the coding sequence ATGACCGAGAACGACAAGAACCAGCCACCCCAGCGACAGGAACCGCCCGGCACCACCGGCGACATGCGACCCGAGCCGCAGGACTCGATGACCGGCTACCAGGGCCGGGACCTGCTGGCCGGCAAGCGCGCGCTGATCACCGGCGGGGACTCCGGCATCGGCCGGGCGGTGGCGGTGGCGTTCGCCAAGGAGGGCGCGGACGTCGCGATCGCCTACCTGGACGAGCACGAGGACGCCAAGCGCACCGCCGAACTGGTGCGCGCCGAGGGCCGCCGCTGCGAGCTGTTCCCCGGTGACCTGGCCGACGGCCGTCAGTGCGCCGCGGTGGTCCAGCAGACGGTGGACGCACTGGGCGGGCTGAACATCCTGGTGAACAACGTGGCCACCCAGTGGCCCGTGGATTCACCCGAAGAGCTGACCGAAGAGCAGTGGATGCGCACCTTCGACGTGAACATGCACAGCTACTTCCGGGTGACCGCCGCCGCGCTGCCGCACCTGCGCGAGGGCGACGCGATCATCAACACCGGGTCGGTCAACGGCCTGCGCGGGAACAAGTCCCTCATCGACTACTCCGCCACCAAGGGCGCCATCCACGCCTGGACCTACTCCATGGCGCAGGCGCTGGCGGACCAGGGCATCCGGATCAACTGCGTGGCCCCCGGTCCGGTGTGGACCCCGCTGATCCCGGCGACCTTCGACGAGGAGAAGGTCGCCGAGTTCGGTCAGCAGGTGCCCTTCGGCCGGGCGGCGCAGCCGGACGAGATCGCGCCGTCCTACGTCTTCTTCGCCTCGAACCGGCTGTCCTCGTACTACTCCGGGGAGGTGCTCGCCCCACTCGGGGGCGAGACCACCCCGGGCTGA
- a CDS encoding flavodoxin family protein, giving the protein MTALRAVALTCSLKPSPAPSSTELLAGQVLDELRGHGVECESIRVVDHDVRPGVEKDMGDGDAWPSIREKVLGADILVLASPTWVGHMSSVAQRVLERLDAELSETDDEGRPLMFGKVAVTAVVGNEDGAHKITADLFQALNDTGFTIPAQGGTYWNGEAMTPGDYNDLDDTPDAVASTNATLARNATHLATLLTTTPYPAK; this is encoded by the coding sequence ATGACCGCATTACGAGCAGTGGCACTGACTTGCAGCCTGAAGCCGTCACCCGCCCCGTCCAGCACCGAACTGCTCGCGGGCCAGGTGCTCGACGAACTGCGCGGGCACGGGGTCGAGTGCGAGTCGATCCGCGTGGTGGACCACGACGTGCGGCCGGGCGTGGAGAAGGACATGGGCGACGGCGACGCGTGGCCGTCCATCCGGGAGAAGGTGCTCGGCGCGGACATCCTGGTGCTGGCGTCACCCACCTGGGTCGGGCACATGTCGAGCGTGGCGCAGCGGGTGCTGGAACGCCTGGACGCCGAACTGTCCGAAACGGACGACGAGGGCCGCCCGCTGATGTTCGGCAAGGTCGCGGTCACCGCCGTCGTCGGCAACGAGGACGGCGCGCACAAGATCACCGCCGACCTGTTCCAGGCGCTGAACGACACCGGCTTCACCATCCCCGCCCAGGGCGGCACGTACTGGAACGGCGAAGCCATGACGCCGGGCGACTACAACGACCTGGACGACACCCCGGACGCCGTCGCCTCCACCAACGCCACCCTGGCCCGCAACGCCACCCACCTCGCCACCCTCCTCACCACCACCCCCTACCCCGCCAAATAA
- a CDS encoding SRPBCC family protein: MEPSISRSVEIAAPVEAVWALVTDLPGMGRFSPENAGGHWVAPATGPAAGAGFRGTNRNGRREWRTRVRVLTCEPGRRFTFDVRSPFGVRVSRWSYELAPAGDGCLLTEHWYRVGNWFIRRILGPRVTGRADRPGFNTHSIEHTLRAVKAHAEAVTQAA; the protein is encoded by the coding sequence GTGGAGCCCAGTATTTCGCGCAGCGTGGAGATCGCCGCCCCGGTCGAGGCGGTCTGGGCGCTGGTCACCGACCTGCCGGGCATGGGGCGCTTCAGCCCGGAGAACGCCGGTGGGCACTGGGTGGCCCCGGCGACCGGACCGGCGGCGGGAGCGGGCTTCCGCGGCACGAACCGCAACGGCAGGCGTGAGTGGCGGACGCGGGTGCGGGTGCTCACCTGCGAACCCGGCCGCCGCTTCACCTTCGACGTGCGCTCACCGTTCGGCGTGCGGGTTTCGCGCTGGTCCTACGAGCTCGCCCCGGCCGGGGACGGCTGCCTGCTCACCGAGCACTGGTACCGCGTGGGCAACTGGTTCATCCGCCGGATCCTGGGGCCGCGGGTGACCGGCCGGGCCGACCGGCCCGGCTTCAACACCCACTCGATCGAGCACACACTGCGCGCGGTCAAGGCGCACGCCGAAGCGGTCACTCAGGCAGCGTAG
- a CDS encoding carotenoid oxygenase family protein: MTEPNRRNVLRGAAALAAGGVAATYAGGAPAFAEHTGAAAERHPFLEGAFAPVREEVTAFDLPVTGRIPRELNGRYLRTGPNVLGLEDPRAHHWMLGEGMVHGVRLRDGRAEWYRNRWVRSSAVAAKLGERYPWPAPAEDFAPNTHVISHHGRILALQESGPPPYELDGELNTLGPYDFGGSLDGAYTAHTKFDAHTKFDAHTDELHAVTYHPAWDHVRHLVVDRSGRVVRTTRIAVADNPMMHDFALTERYVVVFDVPVTFDPQPGKVVPYKWNVNHQARVGVMKRSGGEVRWFGVDPVFYSHTLNAYEHGQSVVVDMTTLPAPFEVAGKPGYGGPFASGTPVLERWTIDLARGRVRRQVLDDRPQEFPRVNENLISRRHRYGYAASPGDLLDVYLDKPANTVRNALIKHDLRGGRSEVHRFGPGAAASEAVFVPAARSKAEDDGYALAYVNNPDRNASDLVILAAQDFTAKPLARIHLPKPVPLGFHGSWVAD; the protein is encoded by the coding sequence ATGACGGAACCGAACAGGCGGAACGTACTCCGCGGCGCGGCCGCGCTGGCCGCCGGCGGGGTGGCTGCCACGTACGCGGGCGGGGCGCCCGCGTTCGCCGAGCACACGGGGGCGGCGGCCGAGCGGCACCCGTTCCTCGAAGGGGCGTTCGCGCCGGTGCGGGAGGAGGTGACCGCGTTCGACCTGCCGGTCACCGGCCGCATCCCGCGTGAGCTGAATGGGCGCTACCTGCGCACCGGCCCGAACGTGCTGGGCCTGGAGGACCCGCGCGCGCACCACTGGATGCTGGGCGAGGGCATGGTGCACGGCGTGCGGCTGCGCGATGGGCGGGCCGAGTGGTACCGCAACCGCTGGGTGCGCTCGTCGGCGGTCGCGGCCAAGCTGGGGGAGCGGTACCCGTGGCCGGCGCCCGCCGAGGACTTCGCGCCGAACACGCACGTGATCAGCCACCACGGCCGCATCCTCGCGCTGCAGGAGAGCGGCCCGCCGCCGTACGAGCTCGACGGCGAGCTGAACACGCTGGGCCCGTACGACTTCGGCGGTTCGCTCGACGGCGCCTACACCGCGCACACCAAGTTCGACGCCCACACCAAGTTCGACGCCCACACCGACGAACTGCACGCGGTGACGTATCACCCGGCCTGGGACCACGTGCGCCACCTGGTGGTCGACCGGAGCGGGCGGGTGGTGCGGACCACGCGCATCGCGGTCGCCGACAACCCGATGATGCACGACTTCGCGCTGACCGAGCGCTACGTGGTGGTGTTCGACGTGCCGGTCACCTTCGACCCGCAGCCGGGCAAGGTGGTGCCGTACAAGTGGAACGTCAACCACCAGGCCAGGGTGGGCGTGATGAAGCGGTCGGGCGGGGAGGTCCGCTGGTTCGGCGTGGACCCGGTGTTCTACTCGCACACGCTGAACGCCTACGAGCACGGCCAGTCGGTGGTGGTGGACATGACCACGCTGCCGGCGCCGTTCGAGGTGGCCGGCAAGCCGGGGTACGGCGGCCCGTTCGCCTCCGGGACACCGGTGCTGGAGCGCTGGACCATCGACCTGGCCCGCGGCCGGGTGCGGCGGCAGGTGCTCGACGACCGGCCCCAGGAGTTCCCGCGGGTCAACGAAAACCTCATCTCACGGCGGCACCGCTACGGGTACGCGGCTTCCCCGGGTGACCTGCTCGACGTCTACCTGGACAAGCCCGCCAACACCGTCCGCAACGCGCTGATCAAGCACGACCTGCGTGGCGGGCGGTCGGAGGTGCACCGGTTCGGGCCAGGTGCGGCGGCGAGCGAGGCGGTGTTCGTGCCCGCGGCGCGGAGCAAGGCCGAGGACGACGGGTACGCGCTGGCGTACGTGAACAACCCCGACCGCAACGCCTCGGACCTGGTGATCCTGGCGGCGCAGGACTTCACCGCGAAGCCGCTGGCGCGCATCCACCTGCCGAAGCCGGTGCCGCTCGGCTTCCACGGCAGCTGGGTGGCCGACTGA
- a CDS encoding TetR/AcrR family transcriptional regulator, with the protein MNEDRMELLPPGTALAWGHTATPRRGPKPAYSVEQIVEAAVAQADAEGFEALSMPAIAKRLGITANALYRYLRSKEELLVLAAEAGWGLPPEPLTGDWRTAVTTWAHALLERCRLHPWLLEVPVRGGPTTPNLLRWLEVFLEAMADSGLSDRDALGCATLVDGWARSTAALLRDIRASASDEQPAALNEFLQPRLRERGYPRVAAVLGGDYGEDGMQDTDVEFGLDRILDGIEALVAQRRA; encoded by the coding sequence GTGAACGAGGATCGGATGGAGTTGCTGCCCCCCGGCACCGCGCTGGCCTGGGGCCACACCGCGACACCCCGGCGCGGGCCGAAACCGGCCTACAGCGTCGAGCAGATCGTCGAGGCCGCCGTCGCCCAAGCCGACGCCGAGGGCTTCGAGGCGCTGTCCATGCCCGCGATCGCCAAACGCCTCGGCATCACCGCGAACGCGCTCTACCGTTACCTGCGCTCGAAGGAGGAACTGCTGGTACTGGCGGCCGAAGCCGGCTGGGGACTGCCACCGGAGCCGCTGACCGGCGACTGGCGCACCGCGGTCACGACTTGGGCCCACGCCCTGCTCGAACGCTGCCGCCTGCACCCGTGGCTGCTCGAAGTGCCGGTGCGCGGCGGGCCGACCACGCCGAACCTGCTGCGCTGGCTGGAGGTCTTCCTCGAAGCGATGGCGGACTCGGGCCTCAGCGACCGCGACGCGCTCGGCTGCGCGACGCTGGTCGACGGCTGGGCGCGCAGCACCGCGGCGCTACTCCGGGACATCCGCGCGAGCGCGTCCGACGAGCAGCCCGCGGCGTTGAACGAGTTCCTGCAGCCGCGGCTCCGTGAGCGCGGCTATCCGCGGGTGGCCGCGGTCCTCGGCGGGGACTACGGCGAGGACGGCATGCAGGACACCGACGTGGAGTTCGGCCTGGACCGCATCCTCGACGGCATCGAAGCACTCGTCGCCCAGCGCCGCGCCTGA
- a CDS encoding DUF5313 family protein, with protein sequence MRKRPNPVLWLWYALGGRLPDRHREWVLHDVTAKTWILRHAARSTVLILPLVSVWLLLPGPLGLRLSLVLMAALVGYFYSFAYVEESGEHRLAKHGYPRGTGKRLRAEAREAADAEATQRYLARYRD encoded by the coding sequence ATGCGGAAGCGACCGAACCCGGTGCTGTGGCTCTGGTACGCGCTCGGCGGGCGGCTGCCCGACCGCCATCGCGAGTGGGTGCTGCACGACGTCACGGCGAAGACCTGGATCCTGCGGCACGCCGCGCGCAGCACGGTGCTGATCCTGCCGCTCGTGTCGGTCTGGCTGCTGCTGCCCGGGCCGCTGGGCCTGCGGTTGTCGCTGGTGCTGATGGCGGCGCTGGTCGGCTACTTCTACTCCTTCGCCTACGTCGAGGAGAGCGGGGAGCACCGGCTGGCCAAGCACGGCTACCCGCGCGGGACCGGCAAGCGCCTGCGCGCGGAGGCCAGGGAGGCCGCCGACGCCGAGGCCACCCAGCGCTACCTCGCCCGCTATCGCGACTGA
- a CDS encoding MarR family winged helix-turn-helix transcriptional regulator: MAELDLGPNPLALERQVCFALSIASRSVIAIYRPLLEPHGLTHPQYLVLLALWDSSPRTVKDLGATLRQDSATLSPLLKRLESIGYLTRRRNEGNERELVVELTDAGRRLRAEAEKIPYRVIERLGMELGELEELHAVLTKVIAATRV, from the coding sequence GTGGCCGAGCTCGACCTGGGACCGAACCCGCTCGCCCTGGAGCGGCAGGTCTGCTTCGCGTTGTCGATCGCGTCGAGATCGGTCATCGCGATCTACCGCCCGCTGCTGGAGCCGCACGGGCTCACCCATCCCCAGTACCTGGTGCTGCTGGCGCTCTGGGACAGCTCCCCCCGCACGGTCAAGGACCTCGGCGCCACCCTGCGCCAGGACTCGGCCACGCTGTCGCCGCTGCTCAAACGGCTGGAGAGCATCGGCTACCTGACGCGACGGCGGAACGAGGGCAACGAACGCGAGCTGGTGGTCGAGCTGACCGACGCCGGACGGCGGCTGCGGGCCGAGGCGGAGAAGATCCCCTACCGCGTGATCGAGCGGCTGGGCATGGAGCTCGGTGAACTGGAGGAACTGCACGCGGTGCTGACCAAGGTCATCGCGGCGACGCGGGTTTAG
- a CDS encoding winged helix-turn-helix transcriptional regulator, protein MDSAAEFDVSYQERLNDAVAVIRGRWTISVLATLALRETQYTDLLATINDNERRSAGDATRRPLSDRVLTDTLRRAREHDLIERRAGTGNFSSVWYRLTPKGRALLRAVRPLLEWAHEYSEGGGDSAALRKLNI, encoded by the coding sequence GTGGACAGCGCCGCCGAGTTCGACGTCTCGTACCAGGAGCGGCTCAACGACGCCGTCGCGGTGATCCGCGGCCGCTGGACCATTTCGGTGCTGGCCACGCTCGCCCTGCGGGAGACGCAGTACACCGACCTGCTGGCCACGATCAACGACAACGAACGCCGCTCCGCCGGCGACGCCACCCGGCGGCCGCTGTCGGACCGCGTGCTGACCGACACCCTGCGCCGCGCCAGGGAGCACGACCTGATCGAGCGGCGCGCGGGCACCGGCAACTTCAGCTCGGTCTGGTACCGGCTGACGCCGAAGGGCCGCGCCCTGCTGCGCGCGGTGCGGCCGCTGCTCGAGTGGGCACACGAATACAGCGAAGGCGGCGGCGACTCAGCCGCCCTGCGCAAGCTGAACATCTGA